One region of Emys orbicularis isolate rEmyOrb1 chromosome 6, rEmyOrb1.hap1, whole genome shotgun sequence genomic DNA includes:
- the LOC135880521 gene encoding LOW QUALITY PROTEIN: acyl-coenzyme A amino acid N-acyltransferase 1-like (The sequence of the model RefSeq protein was modified relative to this genomic sequence to represent the inferred CDS: inserted 1 base in 1 codon), translating to MIRLTVTPKISLADEPLKIQVSGLPPSQLVTLQASLTDEKGVLFCSQALYWSDKAGEVDLEQAAATGGDYTGVQPMGLFQCLKPEKLFHRLMKRDVMQSPFRVRLDLFDSYHVFSSPRDQPAASQTVERWYVVPGVQRVQIRGSRVRGALFLPPGEGPFPGLIDMFGGVGGLIEFRASLLASRGFAALALAYFAYEDLPSXLEEVELEYFEEAANILLEHPKVGGAGVGVVATCKGAEIALAMATFLPQITATVCINGTNAIHGTALRYRDLHISPIACKFECVRLTPLGLLSFFSVIGDTRAEANQGSIIPVEKAQGQLLLVVGESDQNHNSKAYAEEAMERMRRHGRKNCTLLSYPGTGHLIEPPGSPFCPCSWNPFFLLPLMWGGEAQPHAAAQEHSWREIQKFLWHHLCPTGSSKL from the exons ATGATCAGGCTCACAGTCACCCCAAAGATATCCCTTGCTGATGAACCACTGAAAATCCAAGTCTCTGGCTTGCCCCCCTCCCAGCTGGTGACCCTCCAAGCCTCTCTGACCGATGAGAAAGGGGTGCTCTTCTGCTCCCAAGCGCTCTACTGGTCAGATAAGGCTGGCGAGGTGGACCTGGAGCAGGCTGCTGCCACTGGAGGGGATTACACTGGTGTGCAGCCCATGGGTCTGTTTCAGTGCCTGAAGCCAGAAAAGCTGTTCCATAGGCTGATGAAGCGGGATGTGATGCAGAGTCCCTTCCGGGTTCGCCTGGACTTGTTCGACTCATATCACGTGTTTTCCTCACCCCGCGAtcagcctgcagccagccagacTGTGGAGAGGTGGTACGTGGTACCCGGAGTACAACGGGTCCAGATCAGGGGCAGCAGAGTCCGCGGagccctcttcctccctccag GGGAAGGTCCTTTTCCAGGGCTGATTGACATGTTTGGTGGCGTGGGTGGACTCATTGAATTCCGAGCCAGCCTCCTTGCCAGTCGTGGCTTTGCTGCACTGGCCCTAGCTTACTTTGCGTATGAAGACCTGCCCA TTTTAGAGGAGGTGGAGCTGGAATATTTTGAGGAAGCTGCCAACATACTCTTGGAACATCCAAAG gtgggaggggcaggagttgGTGTGGTTGCAACCTGCAAAGGTGCTGAGATTGCACTGGCAATGGCAACGTTCCTACCACAGATCACAGCCACAGTTTGCATTAACGGGACCAATGCCATCCACGGGACTGCGCTGCGCTACCGTGATCTCCACATCAGTCCAATAGCTTGCAAATTTGAGTGTGTGCGGCTCACACCCCTGGGGCTGCTCTCTTTCTTCAGTGTCATTGGGGACACTCGAGCAGAGGCAAATCAAGGTAGCATCATCCCTGTTGAAAAGGCCCAGGGTCAGCTCCTCTTGGTCGTGGGAGAAAGTGACCAGAACCACAACAGCAAAGCATATGCTGAGGAAGCGATGGAGAGGATGAGGAGACATGGGAGAAAGAACTGCACTCTGCTGTCTTATCCAGGCACCGGGCACCTGATAGAGCCCCCGGGGTCCCCGTTCTGCCCCTGCTCCTGGAACCCCTTTTTCCTCTTGCCCTTGATGTGGGGAGGCGAAGCCCAACCCCATGCCGCTGCACAGGAGCATTCTTGGAGAGAGATCCAAAAATTCCTTTGGCACCACCTGTGCCCAACAGGAAGCAGCAAACTCTGA